One Microlunatus soli genomic window carries:
- a CDS encoding antitoxin produces MGIFDKAKDLAGENTDKINDAVDQGADAIDEKTGGKYGDQIDQGSDFAKDKAGEFLGSDNQDAGQQEGQ; encoded by the coding sequence ATGGGTATTTTCGATAAGGCCAAGGATCTTGCTGGCGAGAACACCGACAAGATCAACGATGCCGTCGACCAAGGCGCCGATGCCATCGACGAGAAGACCGGTGGGAAGTACGGCGATCAGATCGATCAGGGCTCCGACTTCGCCAAGGACAAGGCGGGCGAGTTCCTCGGCTCTGACAACCAGGACGCCGGTCAGCAAGAAGGCCAGTGA
- the miaA gene encoding tRNA (adenosine(37)-N6)-dimethylallyltransferase MiaA, with translation MTNHAQIEPAETPVPVLIGPTASGKSSLAVRLARRLIDDSRPAEIVNADSMLVYRGMDIGTAKPTLAERGGVRHHLIDIFDLDRTASVADFQQLARAAITDCRDRGVVPVVVGGSALYVRAIVDRFEFPGTDPQLRAALEADLERIGADRLHRRLADRDPGAAASILPGNGRRIVRALEVIELTGRPYSASLPEPQYAIDGVIEIGLDLPRPVLDERIEARVDQMWADGFVDEVRRLEQRGLRNGLTASRALGYRQILQYLAGELDEQQARQRTITQTRKFARRQDGWFRRDPRITWLDGMADDLVDRALPLVAS, from the coding sequence GTGACAAACCACGCCCAGATCGAACCGGCTGAGACACCGGTGCCGGTGCTGATCGGTCCGACGGCCTCCGGCAAATCCTCGCTGGCCGTGCGGCTGGCGCGGCGTCTGATCGACGACAGTCGACCGGCCGAGATCGTGAACGCCGATTCGATGCTGGTCTATCGAGGCATGGACATCGGCACCGCCAAGCCGACGCTCGCCGAACGAGGAGGCGTCCGGCACCATCTGATCGACATCTTCGATCTCGACCGAACCGCTTCAGTCGCCGACTTCCAACAACTCGCGCGGGCCGCGATCACCGACTGCCGGGACCGCGGCGTCGTACCGGTGGTCGTCGGCGGCTCGGCGCTCTACGTTCGTGCCATCGTCGATCGGTTCGAGTTCCCGGGCACTGACCCGCAGCTCCGAGCCGCCTTGGAGGCCGACCTGGAAAGGATCGGCGCCGATCGACTGCATCGGCGGTTGGCCGACCGCGACCCTGGTGCGGCGGCGTCGATCCTGCCGGGCAACGGTCGGCGGATCGTGCGTGCCCTGGAGGTCATCGAGTTGACCGGTCGGCCGTACAGCGCCTCGCTTCCCGAGCCGCAGTACGCGATCGACGGCGTGATCGAGATCGGCCTCGATCTGCCGCGACCGGTGCTCGACGAACGCATCGAGGCTCGCGTCGACCAGATGTGGGCCGACGGTTTCGTCGACGAGGTCCGCCGGCTGGAACAGCGGGGACTCCGCAACGGGCTCACCGCCAGCCGCGCCCTGGGCTATCGCCAGATCCTGCAGTACCTCGCCGGTGAACTCGACGAACAGCAGGCCAGACAGCGCACCATCACCCAGACCCGCAAGTTCGCCCGACGACAGGACGGCTGGTTCCGACGCGACCCGCGCATCACCTGGTTGGACGGGATGGCCGACGATCTCGTCGACCGAGCGCTGCCCCTCGTCGCTTCCTGA
- the hflX gene encoding GTPase HflX, with translation MNPALADQSDTTATHTDSFADLDAEVDTVGTDYDGDQFDLADRISLRRVAGMSTELTDITEVEYRQLLLEKVVLVSVWTSGSQADVDNAMAELKLLAETAGSQVLEGLVQRRDRPDPATYIGSGKVSEVRDVVVATGADTVICDGELAPAQLRNLEDRVKVKVIDRTALILDIFAQHAKSAEGKAQVEMAQLQYLKQRLRGWGGNLSRQAGGRAGAGAGIGGRGPGETKIETDRRRINTRIAKLRRELRELDSTRETKRAERHRHQVPSVAIVGYTNAGKSSLLNRITGAGVLVEDALFATLDPTTRRTQTADSRDYTLTDTVGFVRHLPHDLVEAFASTLEESIRADLLLHIVDGSDPDPQGQIEAVREVLRDIGAAQVPEQLVINKADQADPATLTVLRHQFPDALVVSARTGRGIDALHARIEERLPRPGVEVRAMIPYERGDLINRIHHEGEFSTLEHTGDGTLVVARVNEGLAAEVNAYRLSEGADTLVR, from the coding sequence ATGAATCCGGCTTTGGCTGACCAATCAGACACCACGGCGACGCACACCGACTCTTTCGCCGACCTCGACGCCGAGGTCGACACGGTCGGCACCGACTACGACGGGGATCAATTCGATCTCGCCGATCGGATCTCGCTGCGACGTGTCGCCGGGATGTCGACAGAGCTCACCGACATCACCGAGGTCGAGTATCGGCAGCTGCTGCTGGAGAAGGTCGTCCTGGTCAGTGTCTGGACCTCCGGGTCACAGGCCGACGTCGACAACGCCATGGCCGAGCTCAAGCTGCTCGCCGAGACCGCCGGATCCCAGGTGCTGGAGGGGCTGGTGCAGCGCCGGGACCGCCCGGATCCGGCCACCTACATCGGCAGCGGCAAGGTCTCCGAGGTCCGCGATGTGGTGGTCGCCACCGGCGCCGACACGGTGATCTGCGATGGTGAGCTGGCCCCCGCGCAGCTGCGCAACCTGGAGGACCGGGTCAAGGTCAAGGTGATCGACCGGACCGCGCTGATCCTGGACATCTTCGCCCAGCACGCCAAGAGTGCCGAGGGCAAGGCCCAGGTGGAGATGGCCCAGCTGCAGTATCTCAAGCAGCGGCTCCGTGGGTGGGGCGGCAATCTGTCCCGGCAGGCCGGCGGTCGAGCCGGCGCCGGTGCCGGCATCGGCGGTCGCGGTCCCGGTGAGACCAAGATCGAGACCGATCGGCGACGGATCAACACGCGGATCGCCAAACTGCGTCGCGAATTGCGCGAGCTGGATTCCACCCGCGAGACCAAGCGTGCCGAACGGCACCGGCACCAGGTGCCGTCGGTGGCGATCGTCGGCTACACCAACGCCGGCAAGTCCTCGCTGTTGAACCGGATCACCGGCGCCGGCGTGCTGGTCGAGGATGCGCTGTTCGCCACCCTTGACCCGACGACGCGACGGACCCAGACCGCCGACAGCCGGGACTACACGCTGACCGACACCGTCGGCTTCGTCCGGCACCTGCCGCATGATCTGGTGGAGGCGTTCGCCTCGACGTTGGAGGAATCGATCCGGGCCGATCTGCTGTTGCACATCGTCGACGGCTCCGATCCCGATCCGCAGGGCCAGATCGAGGCCGTACGGGAGGTGCTGCGCGACATCGGCGCGGCCCAGGTCCCCGAACAATTGGTGATCAACAAGGCCGACCAGGCCGATCCGGCCACGCTGACGGTGCTGCGGCATCAGTTCCCCGACGCGCTGGTCGTCTCGGCGCGGACCGGTCGTGGCATCGATGCGCTCCATGCCCGGATCGAGGAACGGCTGCCCCGACCAGGCGTCGAGGTGCGAGCGATGATCCCGTACGAGCGGGGAGACCTGATCAACCGGATCCACCACGAGGGCGAGTTCAGCACCCTGGAGCACACCGGCGACGGCACGCTGGTCGTGGCCCGGGTCAACGAAGGACTCGCCGCCGAGGTCAATGCGTACCGATTGTCGGAGGGTGCAGATACCTTGGTGCGGTGA
- a CDS encoding ExeM/NucH family extracellular endonuclease codes for MQLRPARPTPTRRAVAALAAGTLAAAGMIIFPGPAQAAAEQSITAIQGTGASSPLVGQTVSTEPSVITAVYPAAKGFAGFVIQAPGSGGSWDPEQPSSAVFVYAGSKMGTAPYDVQLGDAVTVTGKISEYQGLTEINATGVDPVEQSLPAPKPITGVRWQDTAAHRENLESMLLQPDQSFAVADTYPLYKYGELALGADGVPVQPTDVGAPDTPAYTDQLTANEANAVGLDDGTNQTFTATDDFAGGTLPYLTRDHDIRRGDQVTINEPVIVDYRNDSWKFNPTAPIAAGEEIATVEEQPKPAVPTVGNGLRVASFNVLNYFTSTGQGRDSCTGGNPDTSGSDNVTFDCDVRGAWDADDLGRQQAKIVAAINQLDPSVAGLMEIENSAQLGEQTDEAVSTLVDALNKAAHEDDKWAFVPSSKQLPDEADVITNALIYQPGKAELVTAPYADGADAGSGGAFANARTPIAAGFAPAGGGEPVLVSVNHFKSKGSAPDDGPNADQGDGQGAWNASRIEQAKALSSWISAVRKRTKIKSVALIGDFNSYSQEDPIRTLAAAGFANAAPADQYSYTFDGLAGSLDHVLLNKAARKRLDGAGVWGINSPEPLAAEYSTYRTTKIDYYRADPYRSSDHDPVLVGLAAGKRSSGRPH; via the coding sequence GTGCAGCTACGTCCCGCCAGACCGACCCCGACCCGACGAGCGGTCGCCGCTCTGGCAGCCGGGACCCTCGCTGCCGCCGGCATGATCATCTTTCCCGGGCCCGCGCAAGCCGCCGCCGAACAGTCGATCACCGCCATCCAGGGCACCGGGGCCTCCAGTCCCCTGGTCGGCCAGACCGTCAGCACCGAGCCGTCGGTGATCACCGCGGTCTACCCGGCAGCCAAGGGCTTTGCGGGTTTCGTCATCCAGGCCCCGGGATCCGGCGGCAGCTGGGATCCTGAGCAACCGTCCTCCGCGGTCTTCGTCTACGCCGGATCGAAGATGGGCACCGCACCGTACGACGTACAGCTCGGCGATGCGGTCACCGTGACCGGCAAGATCAGCGAATACCAGGGCCTGACCGAGATCAACGCCACCGGTGTCGATCCGGTGGAGCAGTCCCTGCCAGCTCCGAAGCCGATCACCGGGGTGCGCTGGCAGGACACCGCAGCACACCGGGAAAACCTGGAGTCGATGCTGCTACAGCCGGACCAGTCGTTCGCCGTCGCCGACACCTATCCGCTGTACAAGTACGGCGAGTTGGCACTCGGCGCCGACGGTGTCCCGGTCCAGCCGACCGACGTCGGCGCGCCCGACACCCCGGCCTACACCGATCAGCTGACTGCCAACGAGGCCAACGCGGTCGGCCTGGACGACGGGACGAATCAGACCTTCACCGCCACCGACGACTTCGCCGGTGGCACGCTGCCCTACCTCACCCGTGATCACGACATCCGGCGTGGCGACCAGGTGACGATCAACGAACCCGTGATCGTCGACTACCGCAACGACAGCTGGAAGTTCAATCCGACCGCACCGATCGCAGCCGGTGAGGAGATCGCGACCGTCGAGGAACAACCCAAACCGGCGGTGCCGACGGTCGGCAACGGCCTACGGGTCGCCTCGTTCAACGTGCTCAACTACTTCACCAGCACCGGACAGGGACGGGATAGCTGCACCGGTGGCAATCCCGACACCTCCGGATCGGACAACGTCACCTTCGACTGCGACGTCCGCGGCGCCTGGGACGCTGATGATCTTGGCCGACAGCAGGCCAAGATCGTCGCCGCGATCAACCAGCTTGATCCGTCGGTCGCCGGCCTGATGGAGATCGAGAACTCCGCCCAGCTCGGCGAGCAGACCGATGAGGCGGTGTCCACCCTGGTCGATGCCCTGAACAAGGCTGCCCACGAGGACGACAAGTGGGCCTTCGTGCCGTCCAGCAAGCAACTGCCGGACGAGGCGGACGTGATCACCAATGCGCTGATCTACCAACCGGGCAAGGCAGAACTCGTCACCGCCCCCTATGCCGACGGCGCCGACGCCGGCAGTGGCGGCGCCTTCGCCAATGCCCGCACCCCGATCGCCGCCGGCTTCGCACCGGCCGGCGGTGGTGAGCCCGTCCTGGTGTCGGTCAATCACTTCAAATCCAAGGGCTCAGCCCCCGACGACGGACCGAACGCCGACCAGGGCGACGGACAGGGTGCGTGGAACGCGTCCCGGATCGAACAGGCGAAGGCGCTGTCGAGCTGGATCAGTGCGGTGCGCAAGCGGACCAAGATCAAATCGGTCGCCCTGATCGGTGACTTCAACTCCTACAGCCAGGAGGACCCGATCCGGACCCTGGCCGCTGCCGGCTTCGCCAACGCAGCACCCGCCGATCAGTATTCCTACACCTTCGACGGGCTGGCCGGCTCACTGGACCATGTGCTGCTGAACAAGGCGGCCCGCAAGCGGTTGGACGGCGCCGGCGTCTGGGGCATCAACTCCCCCGAGCCGCTGGCCGCGGAATACTCGACCTACCGGACGACCAAGATCGACTACTACCGTGCCGATCCCTATCGGTCCAGTGATCACGATCCGGTGCTTGTCGGTCTCGCCGCCGGGAAGAGGAGCAGCGGCCGC
- the dapF gene encoding diaminopimelate epimerase, which translates to MQQIEFIKGHGTENDFVIVPDLDGELDLTPAEVAAICDRRAGIGADGVLRVVASQHVPDWDGPDDLWFMDYHNADGSVSEMCGNGVRVFAHFLIERGLATGPVIDIATRDGLKPTEVLADGRYRVNMGPIEVDDDPVAVQVGGLGSEISAFPADVGNPHAVAFVDDLDVLELFHAPTWAPADRFPAGVNIEFIKPVGPRHIAMRVFERGSGETRSCGTGTCAAAAVAARRAGESTFPISYRVDVPGGTVEVELQERQSYLTGPAEIVAEGTFRLA; encoded by the coding sequence GTGCAGCAGATCGAGTTCATCAAGGGCCACGGCACCGAGAACGACTTCGTGATCGTTCCCGATCTCGACGGGGAGCTCGACCTGACTCCGGCGGAGGTCGCTGCGATCTGTGACCGACGGGCCGGGATCGGCGCCGACGGCGTGCTGCGGGTGGTCGCTTCGCAGCACGTGCCGGACTGGGACGGCCCGGATGATCTGTGGTTCATGGATTACCACAACGCCGACGGGTCGGTCAGCGAGATGTGCGGCAACGGGGTCCGCGTTTTCGCCCATTTCCTGATCGAGCGCGGGCTGGCAACCGGCCCGGTGATCGACATCGCCACCCGGGACGGTCTGAAGCCGACCGAGGTGTTGGCCGACGGCCGCTATCGGGTCAATATGGGCCCGATCGAGGTCGACGACGATCCGGTCGCGGTGCAGGTCGGCGGACTGGGCTCGGAGATCTCCGCATTCCCTGCTGACGTAGGAAATCCCCATGCCGTCGCCTTCGTCGATGATCTTGACGTGCTGGAGTTGTTCCACGCTCCGACCTGGGCGCCCGCTGACCGGTTCCCCGCCGGTGTGAACATCGAATTCATCAAGCCGGTCGGACCGCGGCACATCGCCATGCGGGTCTTCGAACGCGGCTCGGGGGAGACCCGCTCCTGTGGCACCGGTACCTGCGCCGCGGCCGCGGTCGCGGCTCGCCGGGCCGGAGAGTCGACCTTTCCGATCAGCTACCGGGTCGACGTACCGGGCGGCACGGTCGAGGTCGAGTTGCAGGAACGGCAGAGCTATCTGACCGGACCCGCCGAGATCGTCGCCGAGGGGACGTTTCGGCTGGCTTGA